Genomic DNA from Oryzias melastigma strain HK-1 unplaced genomic scaffold, ASM292280v2 sc05889, whole genome shotgun sequence:
GTTTACCTGCAGAACGGGGACAGAGGTCGACCATCAGTCTCTGATGTTCATGAAGGCTGAGCGTGGTCAATGACCAGAACCACCGACACGTGACCGTTTACACCAATACAAACGTTTCAGAGCGAATCAACGTCACGTTTATCATTCCTGGACTGGACGGGTCGGTTCTGCCGGCCCGTCAGGCTGAGGAACCAGAAGAAAACTGAGCAGCATGATTCCCTGTTCACACCGagagagttttattttgttaaatctgGAGGACTTCCTGTTCTTCAATCACTTGATCTACAGCTGGAGAAGCTTCCGGAGTTCTGACAGAACTCTCATGGACCGAACACCGGAGGAATTCCAGTTATAGATTCTGGAATTttacaaaaacgtttttctgttaaaagttTGAATGGATTCGTGACGGATCCATCACTTCCCGAGCATCCGGAGAGCAAACCTTCTCGTGACGCCATCTTTACGTACCTGCCGAACACAAAGACGATGGTCAGCAGTGGCACCAGCTTCACCAGATCCTGGCTGACGTACGTCGCCAGGACGCCCAGCTGCAGGAAGTAGAAGAGGAAGAGGGCCAGCGACTCGCTGACGAAGTGCCCGTGCACCCTCACTTCTCTGTCCACCTGACCGTCCAGGTAGAGCGGCTTCAGGGCGCAGTGCCTCAGCCGGGCCACGCCCTTCACCAGCACGCCTGCAAGCAGCCCAAAGTCACGGTTAGTGCCCCCCCTTGGCCGCGGTGAGCACAGACGCCCGATTCTCACCGAGGACGATGGGAATCATGGCGAAGAAGGCACAGCGCAGCGTGTAGATGACCCTGAGGGGGGCGCTCCGCAGCACAGGGGGGTCGAAGGGGAGCAGGGCATAGCCCCCCCACACCAGCAGGGGGAACAGGAGTCCTCCCACCAGGGTGGAGGCGACGAAGCCCAGCCTCTCCCGGTCCACATGTTCACACAGGTCTGAA
This window encodes:
- the LOC112141197 gene encoding transmembrane protein 79, whose protein sequence is MIPIVLGVLVKGVARLRHCALKPLYLDGQVDREVRVHGHFVSESLALFLFYFLQLGVLATYVSQDLVKLVPLLTIVFVFGRIYNWNSSGVRSMRVLSELRKLLQL